In Rhinolophus sinicus isolate RSC01 chromosome X, ASM3656204v1, whole genome shotgun sequence, a single genomic region encodes these proteins:
- the TAB3 gene encoding TGF-beta-activated kinase 1 and MAP3K7-binding protein 3, giving the protein MAQSSSQLDVQVLHDLRQRFPEIPEGVVSQCMLQNNNNLEACCRALSQESSKYLYMEYHSPDDSRMNRNRLLHINLGIHSPSSYHPGDGVQLNGGRTLVHSSSDGHIDPQHAAAGKQLICLVQEPHSAPAIVAATPNYNPFFMNEQNRSAATPPSQPPQQPSSMQTGMNPSAMQGPSPPPPPSYMHIPRYSTNPITVTVSQNLPSGQTVPRALQILPQIPSNLYGSPGSIYIRQTSQSSSGRQTPQNTPWQSSPQGPVPHYSHCPLPVYSHQQNYQPSQYSPKQQIPQPAYHSPPPSQCPSPFSSPQHQVQPSQLGHPSSHVFMPPSPSTTPPHPYQQGSPYQKQGSHSVAYLPYTTSSLPKGSMKKIEITVEPSQRPGTAMNRSPSPISNQPSPRNQHSLYTATTPPSSSPSRGLSSQPKPPFSVNPVYITYTQPSGPSCAPSPAPRMIPNPTTVFKITVGRATTENLLNLVDQEERSAAPEPIQPISVIPGSGGEKGSHKYQRTSSSGSDDYAYTQALLLHQRARMERLAKQLKLEKEELERLKAEVNRMEHDLMQRRLRRVSCTTSIPTPEEMTRLRSMNRQLQINVDCTLKEVDLLQSRGNFDPKAMNNFYDNIEPGPVVPPKPSKKDSSDPCTIERKARRISVTSKVQVDIHDTQAASADEHLPGSTQSPRTQPRDEDYEGAPWNCDSCTFLNHPALNRCEQCEMPRYT; this is encoded by the exons AATAACAACAATCTTGAAGCCTGTTGCCGAGCCCTTTCCCAGGAGAGTAGCAAGTACTTATATATGGAATACCATAGTCCAGATGACAGCAGAATGAATAGAAATCGCCTTTTGCATATTAACCTGGGTATCCATTCTCCTAGTAGCTACCACCCAGGAGATGGTGTGCAACTAAATGGTGGTCGGACCCTGGTGCATAGCTCAAGTGACGGACACATTGATCCTCAGCATGCAGCCGCAGGTAAACAGCTGATATGTTTAGTTCAGGAACCACACTCAGCTCCAGCTATTGTGGCTGCTACTCCCAACTACAATCCATTTTTTATGAATGAACAGAACAGAAGTGCAGCTactcctccctcccagccaccTCAACAGCCATCTTCCATGCAAACCGGAATGAATCCATCTGCTATGCAAGGGCCTTCACCGCCACCACCTCCTTCTTACATGCACATACCTCGGTATAGTACAAATCCAATCACTGTTACAGTATCCCAAAACCTCCCTTCTGGACAGACTGTACCAAGAGCTTTACAAATTCTTCCACAAATTCCAAGCAATCTCTATGGGTCTCCTGGTTCTATTTATATCAGACAGACATCTCAGAGTTCATCAGGAAGACAAACTCCGCAGAATACACCGTGGCAGTCCTCACCTCAGGGCCCAGTGCCTCATTATAGCCATTGTCCTTTGCCTGTTTATTCACATCAGCAGAACTATCAACCTTCTCAGTATTCTCCCAAACAACAGATCCCTCAACCTGCTTACCATTCGCCACCTCCTTCTCAATGTCCTTCACCCTTCAGCTCTCCACAGCATCAAGTGCAGCCTTCCCAGTTGGGCCACCCGAGTTCCCATGTCTTTATGCCACCCAGTCCTTCGACTACTCCACCCCATCCGTATCAACAAGGCTCTCCCTATCAGAAACAGGGAAGCCATTCAGTCGCCTATCTCCCCTACACAACATCTAGCTTACCCAAAGGATCCATGAAGAAGATAGAAATTACAGTTGAACCCTCTCAAAGACCTGGGACAGCAATGAATAGGAGTCCGTCACCTATCAGTAATCAACCGTCGCCACGGAATCAGCATTCACTGTACACAGCCACCACTCCACCTTCAAGTTCTCCTTCAAGAGGCTTGTCCAGTCAACCAAAACCTCCATTTAGTGTTAATCCTGTGTATATTACGTATACACAGCCATCTGGGCCTTCATGTGCTCCATCCCCAGCTCCTCGGATGATACCAAACCCaactacagtttttaaaattaccgTAGGCCGAGCAACGactgaaaatcttttaaatttagtgGACCAAGAAGAACGTTCTGCAGCCCCAGAACCGATTCAGCCAATTTCAGTGATTCCAGGCTctgggggagaaaagggaagccatAAATACCAGAGGACTTCTAGTTCTGGATCAGATGACTACGCCTATACACAAG CCTTGCTGTTACATCAGCGAGCAAGGATGGAGAGGTTAGCAAAGCAATTGAAACTTGAGAAAGAGGAGCTAGAGCGGTTGAAGGCTGAAGTGAACAGGATGGAGCACGACCTGATGCAAAGACGACTCAGAAGGGTCAGCTGTACCACCTCGATCCCAACG CCTGAGGAAATGACAAGATTGAGAAGCATGAACAGACAACTCCAGATAAATGTTGACTGTACACTGAAAGAAGTTGACCTCCTTCAATCTAGAG gaaACTTTGATCCAAAAGCCATGAATAACTTTTATGACAACATAGAACCTGGCCCAGTGGTACCACCCAAGCCATCCAAAAAAG ACTCATCAGACCCCTGCACAATTGAGAGGAAAGCCCGAAGAATTAGTGTGACCTCCAAAGTACAGGTGGACATCCATGACACCCAGGCAGCATCTGCAGATG AGCATCTTCCTGGCTCCACACAGAGTCCTCGGACACAACCCCGAGACGAAGACTATGAAGGGGCCCCATGGAATTGTGACAGCTGCACTTTTCTGAACCACCCAGCACTCAATCGCTGTGAGCAGTGTGAGATGCCGCGGTACACCTGA